The following proteins come from a genomic window of Sporichthyaceae bacterium:
- a CDS encoding YetF domain-containing protein, whose translation LGEGPVLLVRDGQVLTATLRRTRLSEDDLRVALRRAAVGSWSDVGAMVLERSGTISVLRRGQMDDALADVDVRRPTTAVVSRSRSPRRDSSR comes from the coding sequence TGCTCGGCGAGGGCCCGGTCCTGCTCGTCCGCGACGGGCAGGTGCTCACCGCGACGCTGCGCCGGACCCGCCTGTCCGAGGACGACCTGCGGGTGGCACTGCGCCGGGCGGCGGTGGGTTCCTGGTCCGACGTAGGGGCGATGGTGCTGGAGCGTTCCGGGACGATCAGCGTGCTGCGCCGCGGACAGATGGACGACGCGCTCGCCGACGTTGACGTCCGCCGGCCGACGACCGCCGTGGTGTCGAGGTCGCGCTCACCGCGAAGGGACAGCAGTCGCTGA